The sequence GTCGTAGACGAGGCACTCAGGCGCGTCGGGGTTCAGGTCGCAATAGACCTCCATGGGGCTGGGGTCTTTCTTTTCGTCTGGATGGTGGTTCTTGTATTCCTCGAGGCCCTTCACTTCGTCCTCGAGGTGACGCACCTTGCTTTGATCACCAGCAGCTTTGGCTGCTTCGATCTCGCTTTTGTCCTTAGCGATGTGCTCGTCGATCGTGTTCATTGAATGAGGCCGGAGAGATCAGGCTGCTCGACGTCGGGCACACCTTACGGGGTGTCTGGCGGATACGGAGCCATTTGTGATCGGCTGCTGATTTCGTCTTTGGCTTTTCTTCGCGGCCGGATGGGAGAGCTCTGGCTAGCAGAGGGCTAGTGAAGGACTTCGAGATGGCGCGGATCACGCAGCGACATGATCGTCACTTCATGGACGAGTCCGGTCGTTTGTTCTGGATCAACGGCCCTGACCATCACTGTTACCTCTCCGAGCAGAGGCAGTGGCGCGATGGTCTGACCTTTGAAGACACCCTGGAGTGGAAGCAATGCTCCCCGACCGGGTTGGTCAGTCAGCGCTTTCATTCGTTGCAGGCTGCCTGCGAGGCCTTTGAGCACAACCAGATCCAGTGGACCTTGGATCTTTACCTGCGGCACATGGGTGATGAGATGGCCCTGCAGCGCAGCCTGAGTGATTACAAGCCAACGGCGATGAAGGAGGCCGAGGCCCGCTCTGGCCGCTGCCGCCAGCAGCCCTGGTTGGGTCAGGGCGCTCCACTGATGCGATGCGATCTCAGTGCAAGGCCATCCCGCGGAGCAGCGGAGCTCCTCCCCCACGCCCATCGCCGCCGGCGCAGTAGCGCCTCTATCCGGGCATCTCGCTGAGTTCGAGCCAGCGTTCTTCGCCTGTGGCGATGTTCTCCAAGAGGCCGGAGAGCTCTTCGCTCAGGGCCTCGAGGGCGGCGTAATCACTGCCGCCCGCAGCGAGGAGTGTTTCGAGCTCCTCCTTGCGGACCTCCCAGAGGGGGAGGTTCGTGTCGAGCTGCTCGAGTTCACGGTTCTCCTTAAAGCTGCGGCGCCTGACCTTCGCTGGCTTGGCCTTGGGCGCAGGTTCCTCCTTGGGGGGCGTTGGTGCTGGAGTGGCTGTTGCTGGTCGACTGGCGGATTGCCGCTCGAGATAACTGCTGTAGTTGCCCTCAAAGCGCTGCAGCTGGCCGT is a genomic window of Synechococcus sp. A10-1-5-1 containing:
- a CDS encoding CP12 domain-containing protein; protein product: MNTIDEHIAKDKSEIEAAKAAGDQSKVRHLEDEVKGLEEYKNHHPDEKKDPSPMEVYCDLNPDAPECLVYDD